One genomic region from Sulfurimonas sp. encodes:
- a CDS encoding beta-ketoacyl-[acyl-carrier-protein] synthase family protein, protein MRRVVITGVGLNSPLGNSYEELYENLKNEVSGIHYVPEWEDIKHLGTKVAGTVKDVDLKSIPRKYRRSMGRVAQLTAISTTQAIADANLTQEMLSSRRCGLSFGSTMGANETMFEYVPEVKQNMSFRGQNSMAFLKMMSHTVAANIAQMFGIKGRNIPTCSACTSSSQGIGSGYESIKYAMSDIMICGGGEEHHYLSAGVFDVMGAASTKYPNEAHLSSKPFDESRDGLVVSEGSGAVVLEELEHALARGAKIYGEVIGYATSCDGSHITTPSEEGMKQVMQTSLEDAKLKPSDIEYINAHATATARGDIAESHATYNLFGGSTPVSSTKGHMGHLLGGCGVVESIICLIALNKSFLPKTMNFKTLDKECAKINVLAQNKSQNLNIVMSNNFAFGGINTSLIFKKYD, encoded by the coding sequence TATCAAGCATCTAGGTACGAAAGTGGCTGGTACTGTAAAAGATGTAGATTTAAAGTCTATCCCAAGGAAATATAGACGCTCAATGGGTAGAGTAGCACAACTTACAGCAATATCAACCACTCAGGCAATAGCAGATGCAAATTTAACGCAAGAGATGTTAAGCTCGAGAAGATGTGGTTTGTCCTTTGGTTCTACTATGGGTGCAAATGAAACAATGTTTGAGTATGTTCCTGAAGTAAAACAAAATATGAGCTTTCGTGGTCAAAATTCTATGGCTTTTTTAAAAATGATGAGCCATACAGTCGCTGCTAATATTGCACAAATGTTTGGGATAAAAGGTCGCAATATTCCAACTTGTTCAGCATGTACATCATCGTCACAAGGCATCGGTTCTGGGTATGAAAGTATAAAATATGCAATGAGTGATATTATGATTTGTGGTGGCGGAGAAGAACATCATTATTTATCTGCTGGTGTATTTGATGTAATGGGTGCAGCATCTACAAAATATCCAAATGAAGCACACTTGTCTTCTAAGCCTTTTGATGAATCAAGAGATGGATTGGTCGTAAGTGAAGGAAGTGGTGCTGTTGTACTAGAAGAGCTAGAACATGCACTTGCTCGTGGAGCAAAAATATATGGAGAGGTTATAGGTTATGCAACTAGTTGCGATGGCTCACATATTACAACACCTTCAGAAGAAGGAATGAAGCAAGTTATGCAAACTTCTTTAGAAGATGCAAAGCTAAAGCCTTCTGATATTGAGTATATAAATGCACATGCAACTGCAACTGCTAGAGGAGATATTGCTGAGTCACACGCAACATACAATCTTTTTGGAGGTTCAACACCGGTAAGTAGTACAAAAGGGCATATGGGACATCTTTTGGGTGGCTGTGGTGTTGTTGAGAGTATCATATGTTTAATAGCATTAAATAAATCATTTTTACCAAAAACTATGAATTTTAAAACATTAGATAAAGAGTGTGCAAAGATAAATGTACTTGCTCAAAATAAATCTCAAAACCTAAATATAGTAATGAGTAATAATTTTGCTTTTGGTGGAATAAATACTTCGTTAATATTTAAAAAATATGATTGA